One window from the genome of Pyrus communis chromosome 16, drPyrComm1.1, whole genome shotgun sequence encodes:
- the LOC137721258 gene encoding probable 6-phosphogluconolactonase 4, chloroplastic, translating into MASVRSPTRLSLSLGTTLSSSRTSRAPAIISLRSAPRSLSLSVKPVRSNFKNPISASSASSAAAEMAGQCQKKVEKFQTAEEVAVRLAKYTADLSAKFVKERGAFTVALSGGSLIYALRKLTEAPYKDTVEWGRWHVFWVDERVVKKDHPDSNYKLALDVLLSKVPIPPGQVYAINDALSAEGAAEDYETCLKHLVQRNVIATSKVTGFPKFDLILLGMGPDGHLASLFPGHPRCNEKTKWVTHIEDSPKPPPERITFTFPVINSAAYNAMVVAGDNKADAVQRALGNCQHPDTLPVQLLAAEDELTWFLDQGAASKL; encoded by the exons ATGGCCTCCGTACGCTCCCCGACCCGTCTTTCCCTCTCACTCGGCACGACTCTCTCCTCATCGCGTACATCTCGCGCGCCGGCGATAATCTCACTCCGATCGGCACCAAGATCTCTATCCCTCTCGGTTAAACCCGTTCGCTCGAATTTCAAGAACCCAATTTCCGCATCATCGGCATCATCGGCGGCAGCAGAGATGGCGGGTCAGTGTCAGAAGAAGGTGGAGAAGTTCCAGACGGCGGAGGAAGTGGCGGTGCGTCTGGCGAAGTACACCGCCGACCTGTCGGCCAAGTTTGTGAAGGAGAGGGGAGCTTTCACCGTCGCTTTGTCCGGCGGCTCTCTCATTTACGCGCTCAG GAAATTAACGGAAGCTCCATATAAGGATACAGTGGAGTGGGGGAGATGGCATGTGTTCTGGGTGGATGAGAGAGTGGTGAAAAAGGATCACCCCGACAGTAACTATAAACTTGCCCTTGATGTTTTACTCTCTAAG GTACCGATTCCCCCTGGCCAGGTTTATGCCATTAATGATGCACTTTCGGCTGAGGGAGCAGCAGAAGATTACGAAACCTGTCTTAAACATTTGGTTCAGCGCAATGTGATTGCCACTTCAAAAGTTACTGGATTTCCGAAGTTTGATCTCATACTTCTGGGTATGGGTCCAGATGGACATCTTGCTTCTCTATTCCCTGGTCATCCGCGTTGCAACGAGAAGACAAAATGGGTGACTCACATCGAGGACTCACCAAAACCACCTCCAGAGAGGATTACATTTACCTTCCCAGTGATCAACTCTGCTGCATATAATGCAATGGTGGTGGCAGGCGATAATAAAGCTGATGCCGTGCAGAGAGCACTGGGAAACTGTCAGCATCCTGATACTTTGCCTGTTCAGTTGCTTGCGGCTGAAGACGAGTTAACTTGGTTCTTAGACCAGGGTGCGGCTTCCAAGCTGTAG
- the LOC137720149 gene encoding rab GTPase-activating protein 22-like isoform X3, with the protein MIASGSGNALISGGGGLWSAAPSYVTVGVTALAGLAVVVAVFCTATRALRRTHTSSSPSSSNSSPSSSSSSSSWIYLRSVLLVVSSSSPAHCSSSDRVRLKSPWSRRKRKHALSPQQWRLFFTPDGKLRDGGVKLVKKVRSGGVDPSIRAEVWPFLLGVYELNSSKEERDVVRSQKRKEYEKLRRQCRRLTKRENDSSKLNGDGCRFTHDTDSPSSEDVVSARESLSSEDKIPDAEYSDDPSSTLLDGDDDGSRENTNADAKDSDSFDSDSSEEPEVIQAFPSCEGREENDPDVTSKDESSPLRTEVQSKLNREDFATWQRIIRLDAIRTNSDWIPHSPSQAEVSHDRASRSAEAVGLKDYSHLEPCRIFHAARLVAILEAYALYDPEIGYCQGMSDLLSPIAAVITEDHEAFWCFVGFMKKARHNFRLDEVGIRKQLSVVSKIIKCKDSHLYRHLEKLQAEDCFFVYRMVVVLFRRELTFEQTVCLWEVMWADQAAIRAGIGKSAWSRIRQRAPPTDDLLLFAIAASVLQKRKLIIEKYSSMDEIIRECNSMSGQLDIWKLLDDAHDLVVNLHDKIETSFS; encoded by the exons ATGATCGCCTCCGGCTCCGGAAACGCCTTAATCTCCGGCGGAGGCGGGTTATGGTCGGCGGCGCCGTCGTACGTGACTGTCGGCGTCACGGCCTTGGCTGGGCTCGCGGTGGTCGTGGCCGTGTTCTGCACTGCCACTag AGCTCTACGACGAACTCACACTTCGTCGTCGCCTTCGAGTTCGAATTCATCTCCTTCTTCGTCTTCGTCGTCGTCTTCGTGGATTTATTTGCGTTCGGTTCTGTTAGTCGTGTCATCTTCTTCACCAGCTCATTGTTCTTCCTCTGATCG gGTTCGTCTTAAGTCGCCTTGGTCCCGCAGGAAAAGAAAACATGCCCTTTCACCTCAGCAATGGAGGCTTTTCTTTACGCCTGATGGAAAGCTTCGAGATGGTGGAGTTAAGTTGGTGAAGAAAGTTCGCAGTGGG GGTGTTGATCCAAGTATTAGGGCAGAAGTTTGGCCATTCCTCCTTGGAGT CTATGAATTAAACAgttcaaaagaagaaagagatgtaGTAAGATCTCAGAAAAG AAAGGAATATGAGAAACTCCGCAGACAGTGCCGCCGACTCACAAAGCGCGAAAATGATAGCTCTAAGTTGAATGGGGACGGTTGTAGATTCACCCATGATACAGATTCTCCCAGCTCTGAGGATGTGGTTAGCGCCAGGGAATCCCTTTCTAGTGAAGATAAGATACCAGATGCTGAATACTCAGATGACCCTTCCAGTACGTTGTTGGATGGAGATGATGATGGTTCAAGAGAAAACACAAATGCGGATGCCAAAGACTCTGACTCATTTGACTCGGACTCCTCTGAAGAACCTGAGGTGATTCAGGCTTTCCCCTCATGTGAAGGGAGGGAAGAAAATGATCCTGATGTGACTTCCAAGGATGAATCTTCTCCCTTGAGGACGGAAGTCCAATCAAAACTAAACAGAGAGGATTTTGCCACATGGCAGCGGATCATACGCCTTGATGCAATACGAACTAATTCAGATTGGATTCCGCACTCCCCATCTCAAGCTGAAGTGTCACACGATAGGGCATCACGTTCTGCTGAGGCTGTTGGGTTGAAAGATTACAGTCACTTGGAGCCTTGCAGAATTTTCCATGCTGCTAGACTAGTTGCTATTCTTGAAGCATATGCACTCTATGATCCCGAAATTGGTTACTGCCAGGGTATGAGTGACCTGCTTTCTCCTATAGCTGCTGTGATAACAGAGGATCATGAGGCTTTCTGGTGTTTTGTCGGTTTCATGAAGAAGGCTCGACATAATTTTAGGCTTGATGAGGTAGGCATCCGAAAGCAGTTGAGTGTCGTTTCTAAGATTATCAAATGTAAGGACTCCCACCTATACAGGCACTTGGAGAAGCTCCAGGCGGAGGATTGCTTTTTTGTTTATCGGATGGTGGTTGTGCTATTTAGGAGAGAGTTAACATTCGAACAGACAGTATGCCTATGGGAGGTAATGTGGGCGGATCAAGCAGCCATTAGGGCAGGGATCGGAAAATCTGCGTGGAGCAGGATAAGGCAACGAGCCCCACCAACAGACGATTTGTTACTTTTTGCAATCGCAGCTTCCGTATTGCAGAAGAGGAAACTGATAATCGAAAAGTATAGCAGCATGGATGAGATTATCCGGGAGTGCAACAGCATGTCCGGGCAACTTGATATATGGAAGCTCCTCGACGATGCACATGACTTGGTGGTAAACCTCCATGACAAGATAGAGACATCTTTCTCATGA
- the LOC137720149 gene encoding rab GTPase-activating protein 22-like isoform X2: protein MIASGSGNALISGGGGLWSAAPSYVTVGVTALAGLAVVVAVFCTATRVRLKSPWSRRKRKHALSPQQWRLFFTPDGKLRDGGVKLVKKVRSGGVDPSIRAEVWPFLLGVYELNSSKEERDVVRSQKRKEYEKLRRQCRRLTKRENDSSKLNGDGCRFTHDTDSPSSEDVVSARESLSSEDKIPDAEYSDDPSSTLLDGDDDGSRENTNADAKDSDSFDSDSSEEPEVIQAFPSCEGREENDPDVTSKDESSPLRTEVQSKLNREDFATWQRIIRLDAIRTNSDWIPHSPSQAEVSHDRASRSAEAVGLKDYSHLEPCRIFHAARLVAILEAYALYDPEIGYCQGMSDLLSPIAAVITEDHEAFWCFVGFMKKARHNFRLDEVGIRKQLSVVSKIIKCKDSHLYRHLEKLQAEDCFFVYRMVVVLFRRELTFEQTVCLWEVMWADQAAIRAGIGKSAWSRIRQRAPPTDDLLLFAIAASVLQKRKLIIEKYSSMDEIIRECNSMSGQLDIWKLLDDAHDLVVNLHDKIETSFS, encoded by the exons ATGATCGCCTCCGGCTCCGGAAACGCCTTAATCTCCGGCGGAGGCGGGTTATGGTCGGCGGCGCCGTCGTACGTGACTGTCGGCGTCACGGCCTTGGCTGGGCTCGCGGTGGTCGTGGCCGTGTTCTGCACTGCCACTag gGTTCGTCTTAAGTCGCCTTGGTCCCGCAGGAAAAGAAAACATGCCCTTTCACCTCAGCAATGGAGGCTTTTCTTTACGCCTGATGGAAAGCTTCGAGATGGTGGAGTTAAGTTGGTGAAGAAAGTTCGCAGTGGG GGTGTTGATCCAAGTATTAGGGCAGAAGTTTGGCCATTCCTCCTTGGAGT CTATGAATTAAACAgttcaaaagaagaaagagatgtaGTAAGATCTCAGAAAAG AAAGGAATATGAGAAACTCCGCAGACAGTGCCGCCGACTCACAAAGCGCGAAAATGATAGCTCTAAGTTGAATGGGGACGGTTGTAGATTCACCCATGATACAGATTCTCCCAGCTCTGAGGATGTGGTTAGCGCCAGGGAATCCCTTTCTAGTGAAGATAAGATACCAGATGCTGAATACTCAGATGACCCTTCCAGTACGTTGTTGGATGGAGATGATGATGGTTCAAGAGAAAACACAAATGCGGATGCCAAAGACTCTGACTCATTTGACTCGGACTCCTCTGAAGAACCTGAGGTGATTCAGGCTTTCCCCTCATGTGAAGGGAGGGAAGAAAATGATCCTGATGTGACTTCCAAGGATGAATCTTCTCCCTTGAGGACGGAAGTCCAATCAAAACTAAACAGAGAGGATTTTGCCACATGGCAGCGGATCATACGCCTTGATGCAATACGAACTAATTCAGATTGGATTCCGCACTCCCCATCTCAAGCTGAAGTGTCACACGATAGGGCATCACGTTCTGCTGAGGCTGTTGGGTTGAAAGATTACAGTCACTTGGAGCCTTGCAGAATTTTCCATGCTGCTAGACTAGTTGCTATTCTTGAAGCATATGCACTCTATGATCCCGAAATTGGTTACTGCCAGGGTATGAGTGACCTGCTTTCTCCTATAGCTGCTGTGATAACAGAGGATCATGAGGCTTTCTGGTGTTTTGTCGGTTTCATGAAGAAGGCTCGACATAATTTTAGGCTTGATGAGGTAGGCATCCGAAAGCAGTTGAGTGTCGTTTCTAAGATTATCAAATGTAAGGACTCCCACCTATACAGGCACTTGGAGAAGCTCCAGGCGGAGGATTGCTTTTTTGTTTATCGGATGGTGGTTGTGCTATTTAGGAGAGAGTTAACATTCGAACAGACAGTATGCCTATGGGAGGTAATGTGGGCGGATCAAGCAGCCATTAGGGCAGGGATCGGAAAATCTGCGTGGAGCAGGATAAGGCAACGAGCCCCACCAACAGACGATTTGTTACTTTTTGCAATCGCAGCTTCCGTATTGCAGAAGAGGAAACTGATAATCGAAAAGTATAGCAGCATGGATGAGATTATCCGGGAGTGCAACAGCATGTCCGGGCAACTTGATATATGGAAGCTCCTCGACGATGCACATGACTTGGTGGTAAACCTCCATGACAAGATAGAGACATCTTTCTCATGA
- the LOC137720149 gene encoding rab GTPase-activating protein 22-like isoform X1, with the protein MRALRRTHTSSSPSSSNSSPSSSSSSSSWIYLRSVLLVVSSSSPAHCSSSDRVRLKSPWSRRKRKHALSPQQWRLFFTPDGKLRDGGVKLVKKVRSGGVDPSIRAEVWPFLLGVYELNSSKEERDVVRSQKRKEYEKLRRQCRRLTKRENDSSKLNGDGCRFTHDTDSPSSEDVVSARESLSSEDKIPDAEYSDDPSSTLLDGDDDGSRENTNADAKDSDSFDSDSSEEPEVIQAFPSCEGREENDPDVTSKDESSPLRTEVQSKLNREDFATWQRIIRLDAIRTNSDWIPHSPSQAEVSHDRASRSAEAVGLKDYSHLEPCRIFHAARLVAILEAYALYDPEIGYCQGMSDLLSPIAAVITEDHEAFWCFVGFMKKARHNFRLDEVGIRKQLSVVSKIIKCKDSHLYRHLEKLQAEDCFFVYRMVVVLFRRELTFEQTVCLWEVMWADQAAIRAGIGKSAWSRIRQRAPPTDDLLLFAIAASVLQKRKLIIEKYSSMDEIIRECNSMSGQLDIWKLLDDAHDLVVNLHDKIETSFS; encoded by the exons ATGAGAGCTCTACGACGAACTCACACTTCGTCGTCGCCTTCGAGTTCGAATTCATCTCCTTCTTCGTCTTCGTCGTCGTCTTCGTGGATTTATTTGCGTTCGGTTCTGTTAGTCGTGTCATCTTCTTCACCAGCTCATTGTTCTTCCTCTGATCG gGTTCGTCTTAAGTCGCCTTGGTCCCGCAGGAAAAGAAAACATGCCCTTTCACCTCAGCAATGGAGGCTTTTCTTTACGCCTGATGGAAAGCTTCGAGATGGTGGAGTTAAGTTGGTGAAGAAAGTTCGCAGTGGG GGTGTTGATCCAAGTATTAGGGCAGAAGTTTGGCCATTCCTCCTTGGAGT CTATGAATTAAACAgttcaaaagaagaaagagatgtaGTAAGATCTCAGAAAAG AAAGGAATATGAGAAACTCCGCAGACAGTGCCGCCGACTCACAAAGCGCGAAAATGATAGCTCTAAGTTGAATGGGGACGGTTGTAGATTCACCCATGATACAGATTCTCCCAGCTCTGAGGATGTGGTTAGCGCCAGGGAATCCCTTTCTAGTGAAGATAAGATACCAGATGCTGAATACTCAGATGACCCTTCCAGTACGTTGTTGGATGGAGATGATGATGGTTCAAGAGAAAACACAAATGCGGATGCCAAAGACTCTGACTCATTTGACTCGGACTCCTCTGAAGAACCTGAGGTGATTCAGGCTTTCCCCTCATGTGAAGGGAGGGAAGAAAATGATCCTGATGTGACTTCCAAGGATGAATCTTCTCCCTTGAGGACGGAAGTCCAATCAAAACTAAACAGAGAGGATTTTGCCACATGGCAGCGGATCATACGCCTTGATGCAATACGAACTAATTCAGATTGGATTCCGCACTCCCCATCTCAAGCTGAAGTGTCACACGATAGGGCATCACGTTCTGCTGAGGCTGTTGGGTTGAAAGATTACAGTCACTTGGAGCCTTGCAGAATTTTCCATGCTGCTAGACTAGTTGCTATTCTTGAAGCATATGCACTCTATGATCCCGAAATTGGTTACTGCCAGGGTATGAGTGACCTGCTTTCTCCTATAGCTGCTGTGATAACAGAGGATCATGAGGCTTTCTGGTGTTTTGTCGGTTTCATGAAGAAGGCTCGACATAATTTTAGGCTTGATGAGGTAGGCATCCGAAAGCAGTTGAGTGTCGTTTCTAAGATTATCAAATGTAAGGACTCCCACCTATACAGGCACTTGGAGAAGCTCCAGGCGGAGGATTGCTTTTTTGTTTATCGGATGGTGGTTGTGCTATTTAGGAGAGAGTTAACATTCGAACAGACAGTATGCCTATGGGAGGTAATGTGGGCGGATCAAGCAGCCATTAGGGCAGGGATCGGAAAATCTGCGTGGAGCAGGATAAGGCAACGAGCCCCACCAACAGACGATTTGTTACTTTTTGCAATCGCAGCTTCCGTATTGCAGAAGAGGAAACTGATAATCGAAAAGTATAGCAGCATGGATGAGATTATCCGGGAGTGCAACAGCATGTCCGGGCAACTTGATATATGGAAGCTCCTCGACGATGCACATGACTTGGTGGTAAACCTCCATGACAAGATAGAGACATCTTTCTCATGA
- the LOC137720044 gene encoding cytochrome b5-like, translating into MASDPKVHVFEEVAKHNKTKDCWLIVAGKVYDVTPFMDDHPGGDEVLLSATGKDATNDFEDVGHSDSAREMMEKYYIGEVDQSTVPLKRTYIPPPQGRYNPDKTSEFVIKILQFLVPLLILGLAFVVRHYTKKE; encoded by the exons ATGGCTTCAGATCCAAAAGTTCACGTATTTGAAGAGGTAGCGAAGCACAACAAAACCAAAGATTGCTGGCTGATTGTTGCCGGGAAG GTGTATGATGTGACACCATTCATGGATGATCATCCCGGAGGCGATGAAGTTCTTCTATCTGCAACTG GGAAAGATGCAACAAATGATTTCGAAGATGTTGGTCACAGTGATTCAGCCAGGGAGATGATGGAGAAGTACTACATTGGTGAGGTTGATCAGTCAACTGTCCCATTGAAACGGACTTACATTCCACCACCACAAGGTCGATACAATCCTGACAAGACATCCGAATTTGTTATCAAGATTTTACAGTTTCTGGTTCCGCTTTTAATCTTGGGGTTGGCCTTCGTTGTCCGTCACTATACCAAGAAAGAGTAG